A part of Streptomyces sp. NBC_01210 genomic DNA contains:
- a CDS encoding ABC transporter translates to MTALFGYQTALLLRSQRWLPPVLLYGIFLVVGVQSGQPVLDSFGYAAGALLPVTAWLVRVCATQEPPAARSIAAAATSPPRVHLASLLAAVACAGALGAVGTTVIALISKATSADNRVAIPLLPATAAGLLAVAVCVLTGAAVGALCTRPLLHARGWSLTATALVALLALVTSGSPAKYALTGLVTGSRTGTVQLSVLPLISALLVAVVAGALACALSSLRGADGES, encoded by the coding sequence ATGACCGCACTGTTCGGCTATCAGACCGCCCTGCTGCTGCGTTCACAGCGCTGGCTGCCGCCCGTCCTGCTGTACGGGATCTTTCTTGTCGTCGGTGTGCAGTCGGGGCAGCCCGTGCTGGACTCGTTCGGCTACGCCGCCGGCGCGCTGCTGCCGGTCACCGCCTGGCTGGTCCGGGTCTGCGCAACCCAGGAGCCCCCGGCCGCTCGCAGCATCGCGGCCGCCGCGACGAGCCCGCCGCGCGTGCATCTGGCGTCCCTGCTCGCCGCCGTGGCGTGCGCGGGGGCACTGGGCGCTGTGGGAACGACCGTGATCGCCTTGATCAGCAAGGCGACGAGCGCCGACAACCGGGTGGCGATCCCACTGCTTCCCGCCACGGCCGCGGGGCTGCTCGCCGTGGCGGTCTGTGTGCTGACGGGGGCGGCGGTCGGCGCGCTGTGCACGCGGCCGCTGCTGCACGCGCGGGGTTGGTCGCTCACGGCCACCGCGCTCGTCGCGCTGCTGGCGCTGGTGACCAGCGGTTCGCCCGCCAAGTACGCCCTGACCGGGCTGGTGACCGGCTCGCGGACGGGGACGGTGCAGCTGTCCGTACTGCCGCTGATCTCCGCGCTGCTGGTCGCGGTCGTGGCGGGCGCGCTGGCCTGTGCGCTGAGCTCGCTCCGCGGTGCGGACGGCGAGAGTTAA
- a CDS encoding polysaccharide deacetylase family protein, which translates to MLTTAVMGAVLVGCSSGNGGGSAHPSPRRTDAAASAKPAEPAEPGKPGKPGEPGEPLTDKVRKAPTLAPGPGGLTPVFERAPKSAAKAEKTVALTFDADMTADQGPRAERGERFDNPALIASLRRLNVPSTVFMTGRWAEEYPYQAKEIGNDPLFEIANHSYSHYAFKSPCYGLPLVAKNAMAAEVDRAFAAFKKAGARNVVPYFRFPGGCYNDAALRALAPAKVTAVQWDVVSGDAFATDGDAVAEQVLKGVQPGSLVVMHCTRSAAPVTEQAVRKIVPELRRRGYRFVKVSDLMRGA; encoded by the coding sequence ATGCTGACCACTGCCGTGATGGGCGCCGTGCTCGTCGGCTGCTCCAGCGGCAACGGTGGCGGTTCCGCCCATCCCTCACCCCGCAGAACGGACGCGGCCGCTTCCGCAAAGCCCGCAGAGCCCGCAGAGCCCGGGAAGCCCGGGAAGCCCGGGGAGCCCGGGGAGCCGCTCACGGACAAGGTGCGGAAGGCTCCGACCCTCGCGCCCGGGCCCGGCGGCCTGACGCCCGTTTTCGAGCGCGCACCCAAGTCGGCCGCGAAGGCCGAGAAAACCGTCGCACTCACCTTCGACGCCGACATGACCGCCGACCAGGGGCCCCGGGCCGAGCGTGGCGAGCGTTTCGACAACCCCGCCCTGATCGCCTCGCTCCGGAGGCTCAACGTCCCTTCGACGGTCTTCATGACCGGCCGCTGGGCCGAGGAGTACCCGTATCAGGCGAAGGAGATCGGCAACGACCCGCTGTTCGAAATCGCCAACCACTCCTACAGCCACTACGCCTTCAAGTCGCCCTGCTACGGCCTGCCGCTGGTCGCGAAGAACGCCATGGCGGCCGAGGTGGACCGGGCCTTCGCCGCGTTCAAGAAGGCCGGGGCCCGGAATGTGGTGCCGTACTTCCGCTTCCCCGGCGGCTGCTACAACGACGCGGCCCTGCGAGCCCTGGCTCCGGCGAAGGTGACCGCAGTCCAGTGGGACGTCGTGAGCGGCGACGCCTTCGCGACGGACGGGGACGCCGTCGCCGAGCAGGTACTCAAGGGCGTGCAGCCGGGGTCGCTGGTGGTGATGCACTGCACGCGCAGCGCCGCGCCGGTCACGGAGCAGGCGGTCCGCAAGATCGTCCCGGAGCTGCGCAGGCGCGGCTACCGCTTTGTGAAGGTCTCCGACCTGATGCGGGGTGCGTGA
- a CDS encoding MarR family winged helix-turn-helix transcriptional regulator: MAEQTAASGGMDDVEAVTRAVLTASRLLVAVSARSLASVEDRVTLPQFRLLVVLSTHGAAKLVLLAERLAVSPSTAMRMVDRLIAIGLVDRQTNQDNRRETVLQLTQEGVRIVEVVMARRRREIASIVERLAPEQRAALIAALTAFSEAGGEPDAPSRPVELHPLGWTGS; the protein is encoded by the coding sequence ATGGCCGAACAGACAGCTGCCTCCGGCGGGATGGACGATGTGGAGGCGGTGACCCGAGCCGTGCTGACCGCGTCCCGACTGCTGGTCGCCGTGTCCGCGCGATCCCTGGCCTCGGTCGAGGACCGGGTGACGCTCCCACAGTTCCGGCTGCTGGTCGTGCTGTCCACCCATGGCGCCGCGAAGCTCGTACTGCTCGCGGAGCGACTCGCGGTCAGCCCGTCGACCGCGATGCGCATGGTGGACCGGCTCATCGCCATCGGCCTGGTGGACCGGCAGACCAATCAGGACAACCGGCGCGAGACGGTGCTTCAGCTGACGCAGGAGGGCGTGCGCATCGTCGAGGTCGTGATGGCCAGGCGCCGCCGGGAGATCGCGTCGATCGTCGAGCGCCTGGCCCCCGAGCAGCGCGCGGCGCTGATCGCGGCACTCACCGCGTTCAGCGAGGCGGGCGGGGAACCTGATGCCCCTTCGCGGCCGGTCGAACTCCACCCGCTGGGCTGGACGGGTAGCTGA